A portion of the Aquicoccus sp. G2-2 genome contains these proteins:
- a CDS encoding MupA/Atu3671 family FMN-dependent luciferase-like monooxygenase: MAQRFVIIGNESLAIQCGAKVLARGDVIAAVVTRNRDVAGWAVEHGVSVLAPGEGLADRLGGVAHDWLMSIANLDMLPEAVLALPARGAVNFHDGPLPRYAGLNAPVWAMLAGEARHGITWHMMQAGADTGGIIARAGFEIAEDDTALTLNTKAYEAAIGSFDEVLEKLELPDVPVEDQDITARSYYGKFNRPSAAGRLDFGMGAGDVVRRVRALDHGPYWNPLVMAKIEVGGRVLLVGQAVREADAASAAPGMVLAVGSDWMTVACADGAVALSAITAQCGAAVLLSDIVAPGDVLPVPDEAERSALDAAMAQAAKGDAHWRARLKTIIPADLAGSGALGAVAESEIALRLGLSGDAALQLAAGLVAALAEDGVADLAFGSASRVASPAYVSDWVPVRFGDDLDAARQCAVFALDLQARDREIGAISQPLIGVSDGGLVAGTAMTFTCDRLIYDSTQVSAALAQLWAQRLEHLSRVEGVLEMAPGEMPVLPEAERALTVETWNATETEYDPDLCIHQAFERQVDISPDAQALVFEAQTMSYAELDAAANRVAHVLREMGVKPGVLVGLAVERSANLLIGALGILKAGGAYVPLDPAYPAERIALYLEDSGAPVVVTTSAVDGSLPEGGARLLLDTDARLVDAPDARVESGAAGSDLAYMIYTSGSTGRPKGVMIEHQNVANFFTGMDARIDHAEGGVWLGVTSLSFDISVLELFWTLARGIKLVLMGDESRTLVSNGRIAQTGKGMEFGLFYWGNDDGPGKQKYRLLLEGAKFADANGFSAVWTPERHFHAFGGPYPNPAVTGAAVAAVTNNIAVRSGSCVAPLHHPLRIAEEWAVIDNLTEGRAGMAIASGWQPDDFVLRPENAPPRNKPAMFATLETLRALWRGEAVEFDNGAGKSCSVLTQPRPVSKELPVWVTTAGNPETWKEAGSIGANVLTHLLGQTIDEVKGKIALYHGALRDAGHDPAKFSVTMMLHTYIADTRAQAEAIAREPMKDYLRSAAGLIKQYAWAFPAFKKPEGVSNPFQLDLDDLSEADMEGILDFAFERYFNESGLFGTVEDCLDRVEQLKRIGVTELGCLIDYGIDADLVLEGLKPLAEVHRRANMGDGLAPDDYSIAAQIVRHGVSHLQCTPSLARMIAMNDEARIALGRVKHLMIGGEALPGALVEDLRGVTAARIENMYGPTETTIWSTTQTASAGKAW, from the coding sequence ATGGCACAACGGTTTGTCATTATCGGGAATGAAAGCCTTGCGATCCAGTGCGGGGCCAAAGTTCTGGCGCGTGGCGATGTGATTGCCGCCGTGGTGACGCGCAACCGCGATGTGGCGGGCTGGGCGGTGGAGCACGGTGTGAGCGTTCTGGCACCGGGCGAGGGATTGGCCGACCGGCTTGGCGGGGTGGCGCATGACTGGCTTATGTCGATTGCCAATCTCGATATGCTGCCAGAGGCGGTTTTGGCGCTTCCCGCACGCGGGGCGGTCAATTTTCACGACGGCCCGCTGCCGCGATATGCCGGGTTGAATGCGCCGGTCTGGGCGATGCTGGCGGGCGAGGCGCGCCACGGTATCACATGGCATATGATGCAGGCCGGGGCGGACACCGGCGGGATTATCGCGCGCGCCGGGTTCGAGATTGCCGAAGACGATACTGCACTGACGCTTAACACCAAGGCCTATGAAGCGGCTATTGGATCGTTTGATGAGGTTTTGGAGAAGCTGGAACTTCCTGATGTTCCTGTGGAAGATCAGGATATTACGGCGCGAAGCTATTACGGAAAATTCAACCGGCCAAGTGCGGCTGGACGGCTCGATTTCGGGATGGGTGCGGGGGATGTGGTGCGCCGGGTGCGCGCGCTGGATCACGGGCCGTATTGGAACCCGCTGGTGATGGCGAAAATCGAGGTTGGGGGCCGGGTTTTGTTGGTCGGGCAAGCGGTGCGGGAGGCCGATGCGGCCAGCGCTGCGCCGGGTATGGTGCTTGCCGTGGGGAGCGATTGGATGACGGTGGCCTGCGCCGATGGCGCGGTGGCTCTGAGTGCGATCACGGCGCAGTGCGGGGCGGCGGTTTTGCTGAGCGACATTGTGGCCCCCGGTGACGTGTTGCCGGTGCCGGATGAGGCCGAGCGCTCGGCGCTCGATGCGGCGATGGCGCAAGCGGCGAAGGGCGATGCGCATTGGCGCGCGCGTTTGAAAACGATCATCCCCGCCGACTTGGCGGGGAGTGGGGCTTTGGGCGCTGTGGCGGAATCCGAAATCGCGCTGCGCCTTGGGCTGTCGGGTGATGCGGCGTTGCAATTGGCGGCAGGATTGGTCGCGGCGCTTGCCGAGGATGGCGTGGCGGATCTGGCCTTTGGCAGCGCCAGCCGGGTTGCAAGCCCGGCCTATGTGAGCGACTGGGTGCCGGTGCGGTTTGGGGACGATCTGGACGCGGCGCGGCAATGCGCGGTTTTTGCGCTTGATCTGCAAGCGCGGGATCGTGAGATCGGCGCGATTTCACAACCGTTGATCGGGGTGTCCGATGGCGGGCTGGTGGCGGGCACGGCGATGACGTTTACCTGTGATCGGCTGATTTATGACAGCACGCAGGTGAGTGCGGCGCTGGCGCAATTATGGGCGCAGCGGCTGGAGCATTTGAGCCGGGTTGAGGGCGTGCTGGAGATGGCACCGGGCGAAATGCCGGTGCTGCCGGAAGCCGAGCGCGCGTTGACGGTGGAAACCTGGAACGCGACCGAGACAGAATATGACCCGGATTTGTGCATTCATCAGGCGTTTGAGCGGCAGGTGGACATCAGCCCGGACGCGCAAGCACTTGTTTTTGAGGCGCAAACCATGAGTTACGCGGAGCTTGATGCGGCCGCGAACCGGGTGGCGCATGTGCTACGTGAGATGGGTGTGAAACCGGGGGTTTTGGTCGGGCTGGCGGTGGAGCGGTCAGCCAACTTGCTGATCGGGGCGCTGGGCATATTGAAGGCGGGGGGCGCTTATGTGCCGCTTGACCCGGCCTATCCGGCGGAGCGGATCGCGCTTTATCTGGAGGATAGCGGCGCGCCGGTAGTGGTGACCACGAGCGCCGTTGACGGTAGCCTTCCCGAAGGGGGCGCGCGGCTTTTGCTTGATACCGATGCGCGGCTTGTTGATGCCCCCGACGCCCGCGTGGAAAGCGGCGCGGCGGGCAGTGATCTGGCCTATATGATCTATACCAGCGGATCGACCGGGCGGCCCAAGGGGGTGATGATCGAGCATCAAAACGTGGCGAATTTTTTCACCGGGATGGATGCGCGGATTGACCATGCCGAGGGTGGTGTCTGGCTGGGGGTGACAAGTCTGAGCTTTGATATTTCGGTGCTGGAGTTGTTTTGGACATTGGCGCGGGGCATCAAGCTGGTGCTGATGGGGGACGAGAGCCGCACGCTGGTTTCAAACGGGCGCATTGCGCAAACCGGCAAGGGCATGGAATTTGGTCTGTTTTACTGGGGCAATGACGATGGGCCGGGTAAGCAGAAATACCGGCTTTTGCTGGAAGGGGCGAAATTTGCCGATGCAAACGGGTTCAGCGCGGTTTGGACGCCGGAGCGGCATTTCCACGCCTTTGGCGGCCCGTATCCAAACCCGGCGGTGACGGGCGCGGCCGTGGCGGCGGTGACGAATAATATCGCCGTAAGATCAGGCTCTTGCGTGGCGCCGTTGCACCACCCGCTCAGGATTGCAGAGGAATGGGCGGTGATCGACAACCTGACCGAAGGGCGCGCGGGCATGGCGATTGCTTCGGGTTGGCAACCGGATGATTTTGTGCTGCGCCCGGAAAATGCGCCGCCCCGTAACAAGCCGGCGATGTTTGCCACGCTTGAGACGCTGCGCGCGCTGTGGCGCGGGGAGGCGGTGGAGTTTGACAACGGTGCGGGCAAGAGCTGTTCGGTGCTGACGCAGCCGCGCCCGGTGTCAAAGGAACTGCCGGTCTGGGTGACGACGGCGGGCAACCCGGAGACGTGGAAAGAGGCGGGGAGCATCGGGGCGAATGTGCTGACGCACCTGCTGGGCCAGACGATTGACGAGGTGAAGGGCAAGATCGCGCTTTACCACGGCGCGCTGCGCGACGCGGGGCATGATCCGGCGAAATTCAGCGTGACGATGATGTTGCATACCTACATTGCCGATACGCGCGCGCAGGCGGAAGCCATCGCGCGGGAGCCGATGAAGGACTATCTGCGCTCGGCGGCGGGGCTGATCAAGCAATATGCCTGGGCGTTTCCGGCGTTCAAGAAGCCCGAGGGGGTGAGCAATCCGTTCCAGCTTGACCTTGACGATCTGAGCGAGGCGGACATGGAGGGCATCCTCGATTTTGCGTTTGAGCGGTATTTCAACGAGAGCGGGCTGTTTGGCACGGTTGAGGATTGTCTTGACCGGGTGGAGCAGTTGAAGCGTATCGGGGTGACGGAGCTTGGCTGTCTGATTGACTATGGGATTGACGCCGATCTGGTGCTTGAGGGGCTGAAGCCGCTGGCGGAAGTGCATCGGCGCGCCAATATGGGCGACGGATTGGCGCCGGACGATTATTCCATCGCGGCGCAGATCGTGCGCCACGGGGTGAGCCATCTGCAATGCACGCCGAGCCTTGCACGGATGATTGCGATGAACGATGAGGCGCGGATTGCGCTGGGCCGGGTCAAACATCTGATGATCGGCGGGGAGGCGCTGCCCGGTGCCTTGGTCGAGGATTTGCGCGGTGTTACGGCGGCGCGGATCGAGAACATGTATGGGCCGACGGAAACGACGATCTGGTCGACCACGCAGACGGCAAGCGCGGGGAAGGCGTGGTGA
- a CDS encoding non-ribosomal peptide synthetase, with product MNIGTPIANTQVYVLDHAGAPCPVGVAGELCIGGAGVARGYWRRDDLTAERFVENPFHGGRMYRTGDLVRWRADGKLDFLGRADAQVKLRGHRIELGEIEARLDEQPGIRQAVVLAREDTPGDTRLVAYVLADAAIDEAGLKAALRAVLPEVMVPGHILRLDAFPLTPNKKVDRKALPAPVRGVAPAADAQAKGPETGPETGSVEAEIAGIWTRVLGVAHIGARDSFFDLGGHSLLAVQAHREIRELCAVPKLAITDVFRFPTLAGLAGRVRALRDGAVSGAVKPAQTPPVEGAAALPAPADLATKRREMRARRQMARR from the coding sequence GTGAATATCGGCACGCCGATTGCCAACACGCAGGTTTACGTGCTGGACCATGCGGGCGCGCCTTGCCCGGTGGGTGTTGCCGGGGAGCTTTGTATCGGTGGGGCCGGGGTGGCGCGTGGCTATTGGCGGCGCGATGATCTGACGGCGGAGCGGTTCGTGGAGAACCCGTTTCATGGCGGGCGGATGTATCGCACTGGCGATCTGGTGCGCTGGCGGGCGGATGGCAAGCTCGATTTCCTTGGCCGGGCGGATGCGCAGGTGAAGCTGCGCGGGCATCGGATCGAACTGGGCGAGATCGAGGCGCGGCTGGATGAGCAACCGGGGATCAGGCAGGCGGTGGTTCTGGCGCGCGAAGATACGCCCGGAGATACAAGGCTGGTGGCCTATGTGTTGGCCGATGCGGCGATTGACGAGGCGGGATTGAAGGCAGCGTTGCGCGCCGTGCTGCCGGAGGTGATGGTGCCGGGGCATATTCTGCGGCTTGACGCATTCCCGTTGACGCCAAACAAGAAGGTTGACCGCAAGGCGCTGCCGGCGCCTGTGCGGGGCGTGGCACCGGCGGCGGATGCGCAGGCAAAGGGGCCAGAAACAGGGCCAGAAACAGGGTCTGTCGAGGCGGAGATTGCGGGCATCTGGACGCGTGTTCTGGGCGTGGCGCATATCGGGGCGCGCGACAGCTTTTTCGATCTGGGCGGGCATTCGCTTTTGGCGGTGCAGGCGCATCGGGAAATCCGCGAGCTGTGCGCGGTTCCGAAATTGGCGATTACCGATGTGTTTCGTTTTCCAACGCTGGCCGGGTTGGCCGGACGGGTGCGCGCGTTGCGCGATGGGGCGGTATCGGGTGCTGTGAAACCCGCGCAAACGCCGCCGGTTGAGGGGGCGGCAGCGCTGCCTGCGCCAGCCGATCTGGCCACGAAGCGGCGCGAGATGCGGGCCCGGCGACAGATGGCGCGGCGGTGA
- a CDS encoding 4'-phosphopantetheinyl transferase superfamily protein — protein sequence MALDLPYLASLEAAIGALTPGGVVVCCTDPGAPEEGALFAAEAAAVARAVPKRRAEFAAGRAAAHGVMERLGLLPAPVPMGADRAPIWPEGVIGSISHCAGVCVAVAAQAENRLCALGVDIEPDADLPEEVIATICLPGERVWLAQHAAGQRGRAARLIFSAKEAAFKMQYGLTGEMLGFDAFEIVPEMATGRLQARFEVSCGRFARGARLNGRFGRADGFVFCLMYEC from the coding sequence ATGGCGCTTGATTTACCTTATCTCGCATCGCTTGAGGCCGCGATTGGCGCGCTTACGCCGGGTGGCGTTGTGGTCTGTTGCACCGATCCGGGCGCGCCGGAGGAGGGCGCGCTTTTTGCGGCGGAGGCAGCAGCGGTGGCGCGGGCGGTGCCAAAGCGGCGGGCGGAATTTGCGGCGGGCCGCGCGGCAGCGCATGGGGTGATGGAACGGCTTGGCCTGTTGCCTGCGCCGGTGCCGATGGGCGCGGATCGCGCGCCGATCTGGCCAGAGGGGGTTATCGGGTCAATCTCGCATTGCGCGGGGGTTTGTGTGGCGGTGGCGGCGCAAGCGGAAAACCGGCTTTGTGCGCTGGGCGTGGATATCGAGCCGGATGCCGATCTGCCAGAGGAGGTGATTGCAACGATCTGCCTGCCGGGTGAGCGGGTCTGGCTTGCGCAGCACGCCGCCGGGCAGCGCGGGCGGGCGGCGCGGTTGATCTTTTCCGCCAAGGAAGCGGCGTTCAAGATGCAATACGGTTTGACCGGGGAAATGCTTGGGTTTGACGCGTTTGAGATTGTGCCGGAGATGGCCACCGGGCGGCTTCAGGCGCGCTTTGAGGTGTCTTGCGGGCGGTTTGCGCGCGGCGCGCGGCTTAACGGGCGGTTCGGGCGCGCGGACGGGTTTGTCTTTTGTCTGATGTATGAATGCTAA
- a CDS encoding chain-length determining protein — protein sequence MGQIQSVGDVLNMMRRRIVLILAVLALGTAFTIFWTLDHAPVYEATAVAEIESPAVTETAPTAGAAPQNQVGHRLRILEQKLMARDNLMGMVKRYHLYAGTDLSAGLKVAQLRDLVRITQIVDQSAGWGAARVPTGMRIAVQDTDPRKAAAVANDFLKQLVALNDARRSEAAQQNLVFFKSEAARIEAQMSVLEARLAKFKEDNAPYLPDGVRQQRAELSTLKATLLEIKQKLIELDAGRARQRAEVIERQGKLLIEQQTLIQKRISEINAAIAAAPEVDRQFGILTRQLDQLKAQYTVITQRATDAEMGQLLTSENQFERITVLENALVPEHPASGSRKKKAALGVFLSAVLGMGIAFVLEMLNPVIRTPAQLEHHLNVKAVVAIPKLTTRTEKRRRKLIWVAALAAILALLWAGAGAVWEAVSALFAAISNRVSGGRAA from the coding sequence ATGGGCCAGATTCAATCGGTTGGGGATGTCCTGAACATGATGCGGCGGCGCATTGTGCTGATTTTGGCTGTCTTGGCTCTGGGCACGGCTTTCACGATTTTTTGGACGCTGGACCATGCGCCGGTTTACGAGGCAACGGCGGTGGCCGAGATTGAAAGCCCTGCGGTAACTGAAACTGCGCCAACGGCGGGCGCGGCCCCGCAAAACCAGGTGGGGCACCGGCTTCGGATTCTGGAACAGAAGCTGATGGCGCGTGACAACCTGATGGGCATGGTGAAACGCTATCATCTTTATGCTGGCACGGATTTGTCGGCGGGTCTGAAGGTTGCGCAATTGCGCGATTTGGTGCGGATTACGCAGATTGTCGATCAGAGCGCCGGGTGGGGGGCTGCGCGGGTGCCAACGGGTATGCGGATCGCGGTGCAGGATACCGACCCGCGCAAGGCGGCGGCGGTGGCGAATGATTTTCTCAAGCAGTTGGTCGCATTGAACGACGCGCGGCGCAGCGAGGCGGCGCAGCAAAACCTTGTGTTCTTCAAATCGGAGGCGGCGCGGATCGAAGCGCAGATGTCGGTGCTGGAGGCACGACTGGCGAAGTTCAAGGAAGACAACGCGCCCTATCTGCCGGACGGGGTGCGCCAGCAGCGCGCCGAGTTGAGCACATTGAAAGCCACGCTTTTGGAGATCAAGCAAAAGCTGATCGAGCTTGACGCCGGGCGGGCACGGCAACGCGCCGAGGTGATTGAACGGCAAGGCAAGCTGTTGATTGAGCAGCAGACGCTTATTCAAAAGCGCATTTCGGAGATCAACGCGGCGATTGCGGCGGCCCCGGAGGTGGACCGGCAGTTTGGAATCCTGACGCGGCAGCTCGACCAGTTGAAAGCGCAATACACGGTGATTACGCAACGCGCCACCGATGCCGAGATGGGCCAGCTTCTGACCAGTGAAAACCAGTTTGAGCGTATTACCGTGCTGGAAAATGCGCTGGTGCCGGAGCATCCGGCCTCCGGGTCGCGCAAGAAGAAAGCGGCGCTTGGCGTGTTTCTGAGTGCTGTTCTGGGCATGGGGATTGCGTTCGTTCTGGAGATGCTGAACCCGGTTATCCGCACGCCTGCACAGCTTGAGCATCATCTGAATGTCAAGGCGGTGGTGGCGATTCCGAAGCTGACCACGCGCACCGAGAAACGCCGCAGGAAGCTGATCTGGGTTGCGGCTCTGGCGGCGATCCTGGCGCTGCTTTGGGCCGGAGCCGGGGCGGTGTGGGAAGCGGTCAGCGCACTATTCGCGGCAATCTCAAACCGGGTGAGCGGCGGGCGCGCGGCCTGA